One window of Trinickia caryophylli genomic DNA carries:
- a CDS encoding transcriptional regulator codes for MKYFSPSPEDFQRLKNELGQTGNQMAELFGVADGQQWRKYTGRAEPRQMSPQILFFGAARLVLSAEEFERVLAKMREIGAEIEL; via the coding sequence ATGAAATATTTTTCACCAAGCCCTGAAGATTTTCAGCGCCTCAAGAACGAGCTAGGTCAAACTGGCAACCAGATGGCCGAGCTATTCGGCGTCGCCGACGGTCAGCAATGGCGCAAATACACGGGCCGCGCCGAACCGCGCCAGATGAGCCCGCAGATACTGTTCTTTGGCGCTGCGCGTCTCGTGCTCTCAGCCGAAGAGTTCGAACGCGTACTCGCGAAGATGCGGGAGATCGGGGCTGAGATCGAGCTCTAG
- a CDS encoding DUF4224 domain-containing protein, which translates to MSDYLSSHELADLIGCKPNQRLIMIRWLEARRWKFVVDRNGLPKVLRAYRDWKLGISEERPDARYDAGPNLDAFKKG; encoded by the coding sequence ATGAGCGACTATCTATCGTCCCATGAGCTGGCCGACTTGATCGGTTGCAAACCAAACCAACGCCTGATCATGATTCGCTGGCTCGAGGCTCGTCGATGGAAATTCGTGGTGGACCGAAACGGCTTGCCGAAGGTTCTTCGCGCGTATCGAGACTGGAAGCTCGGCATCAGCGAAGAGCGGCCTGATGCTCGTTACGATGCCGGCCCGAACCTCGATGCATTCAAGAAGGGCTGA